Part of the Methanobacterium paludis genome is shown below.
CAAAATCTGAAGAAGTTATGGGAGAAGCTAAGAAGGATGCTAATGAAAAATCAGAGTCAATTATATTTGAAGCCGAAACTAAGGCTAAAAAAGAAGCCTATCAAATATCCAACAAAACAAATGAAGAAATAGAAGTTATGAAGGGAAAAGCTACAGATATGGTCGATGAGGCCGTAGCTGTAATAGTTAAAAGCGTTTTATAGTGTGAATACAATGTTCAAACCAGCGAAAATGAATAAGCTCAAGGTAATAACCTTGGACAAGTACGCTGATTCTGCAGTGAATTCACTTCATGAAGATGGAATTGTACAAATCTACGACATCTCAGAAAGAATTCAGAATGATGCAGAATGGAAACAGATACTTAAACCCTCAAAAGCAAACCCCCATACAGGTAAAGTATCATCTCTTCTCATGAAAACCTCGGGAATCGCGGATTTCCTTGAATCCATGGAGAAGGGAAAAGGAGGCATAAAAAATACCCTAAAAGGTTTTATTAACCCACCTATAATTGAAAAGAAAGAGATAAAAGTTCTTAGTACAGAAGATCTTATTGAGAAAGCAGAATCTACAATTGCAGATGTTGAGTCCAAAACCAAATCCATTGAAGCACAGTTAAATCAGTTGGATGCTGAGAAAAGTGCATTGGACGATGCATATAAGGTTGCAGATGAACTAAAATATTTTGACGTTGATCTTGCTAATTTAGATGAATCAAAGTATACATCAATTATAACAGGTAAAATACCAGTTTCTAACCTTGAAAAGTTCAAGGAAAATGCAGCTGCTGTTACTGATGAAGTTCTTATTTTTGAAGTTCCTATTGATTCTAAAAAATCGAAAAATAAAGAGATCTCACAAACTATTATTATCATAACCTTATCAAAGTACGGTGAAGAATTCACAGGACTCCTAAGAAGACTGGAATTTGATAAATTCGATGTTTCAGGAATTTCAGGTAAACCTGAAGAAGTGATGAAAAATTCTGAAACTCGAGTTCAGGCCATAGAAACTGAAAAAGAAACTCATTTTGACGAACTTGCAGTTATTGCAGATGAATGGAAGGATAAACTTCTAATTCTTAAAGAACAGCTGGAAGTTGAAAAAGAGAGAAATGAAATATATTCTTCATTTGGTGAAACAGAACACACAATGATGTTTGAGGCCTGGGTTCCAGTAAAACGGATGAAAAAAGCCCTGGAAATAATTGACAAATCCACTGAAGGTTATTCAGTTGTTGAAGTATCGGATCCAGATGAAGAAAAAGATGATATTCCTAGTCATCTCGAAAATCCGCGCTTTGCAAAGCCTTATGAAACGTTAGTGGATATGTATTCACCTCCAAATTATAAGGAGATAGATCCAACCATTTTCGTGGCAATTATGTTCCCATTCTTCTTTGGGTACTGTCTTACCGACGCAGGTTATGGTATAATTGATGCAATTATCGGATATCTTCTCTACAGAGGACTTGGACGAAGCAACAAAACAATGCGTAATTTCGGCCTCATATTCATTGCTTGTGGTGTATGGGCATTCATACTCGGAATGGTAACCAATGGTTTCATAGGAGATTTAGTGCCAAGATTTGTTATGGGAAACACAAGTGGAATGCTTCCAACAGTTATTCCGGCATTTAACGCATTCGTACACCCTGAAAACATACTTTACATGGCTTTAATAATTGGTATACTTCATATCAACCTCGGATTAATCATGGGTGCACGTAACAACATAATAAATGGAAAAATCGGAGAAGCACTTGGTTCTCAAATTGATTGGATAATTCTAGAGTTAGCTATTGTACTTTATTTAGTCACAGGCTCAGCCATTATTGGAGGAGTTGTTGCAGTAATAGCAATTGGAATAATGATGTATTACAACGGAGTCATGGGAATCATGGACATACTGAGTTTCCTTGGAACAATACTATCTTATTCCCGTTTACTGGCACTTTGTCTTTCAACAGGTGGAATAGCAATGACAGTCAACATCCTAGCACAGTTATCCGGAAATATGATACCATACATAGGCATTATTCTGGCTCCAATAATATTCATTGGAGGACACATATTCAACCTGGCTTTCCAGAGTTTAGGTGCATTTATACATTCATTACGTTTACATTACGTCGAATTTTTCAGTCAATTTTACGAGGGTGGAAGTTCAAAATTCAAACCCTTCCAAGCTGAAAGAAAACTTACGAAAATTAGGAGGTAAATTAAATGGCAGTAGAAATAACATTAGGTACAGCTTTAGCAGCAATAGGAGCGGGAGTGGCCGTAGGATTCGCTGCATTAGGATCAGGTATAGGACAGGGAATAGCATCAGCAGGTGCTGTGGGAGCAGTAGCTGAAGATAAAAGTATGTTCGCACAAGGTATGGTATTCACTGCTATCCCAGAGACACAGGCTATATACGGTTTCTTAATATCAATCCTACTTCTAGTATTCTCAGGACTCATGGGTGGACACACACTTAGTGTAACCACAGGACTTGTGGCAATAGGTGCAGGTGCAGCAGTTGGATTTGCAGGTTTAGGATCAGGTATGGGTCAAGGTATCGCTTCATCAGCATCCGTAGGTGCAGTTGTTGAAGATAAAAGTATGTTCGCACAAGGTATGGTATTCACTGCTATCCCAGAGACACAGGCTATATACGGTTTCTTAATAGCAATCTTGCTTCTCGTATTCGGTGGAATTCTCGGAGCATAAGCATATAAGCTTAGATAAATTGGAGGATAAGTAGATGAGCTCAGGGGCAGAAAAAATAGTATCAAACATAATATCAGATGCTCAAAGTAAGGCTGATGCAACAATCCAGAAGGCCCAAGAGGAAACCACTGCAATCTTAGAAGAAGGTAAAAATAAAGCCCAAATGGAAAGTGAGAAGATCCTGGAAAACGCCGAAAAACAGGCCAACATGAAATACCAGCAGTTAATCTCAGAAGCCAAAATGAACTCCAAAAGAATGGAATTGGAGGCAAGGGAAGAAATTATCGAAGAATCTTTCAGGAAAGCTCGTGAAGAACTCAAAAAAATAGCATCAACTTCAACAGAAGAGTATATAAAATCTCTTAAAAATATGGTAAAAGAAGCTTCAGTTGAGATTGGTGGTGGGGAATTAGTTGTACTTCTTAAAGAAGAGGATGTTGCCAATATAAAAAAGGAAATAAAATCCATTGAGAACGATGTTACTGATAAAACAGGACAAAAAACAACCATAGAAATTGGAGAAAACATAAAAGCCATTGGAGGAGCAATTGTAAAAACCAAAAATGGCGAGATCGAAGTAAACAACACAATAGATGCTAGGATGCTGAGATTCAAGAAAGCTCTAAGATCAGAGGTTGCAAAGGTGCTGTTCAAATAATAGGGGGAAATTAAATGGTGGAAGATATTACTGCAATAGTAAGCACACTGGGATTTTCCTCCCCTGAAGCTTTCATAGGGCTTTTATTTCTAGTATTGGCAGTCATTGGAGCCATAGTTGTTGTTGTAACTATAAGACCAGTTCTGGAGTATTATCCATATACATCCACTAATGCAAGGATAAGGGCAAGAATAGGCAGGTTATTCAACGAAAAACAGATCTCAGAGATAGTTGAAGCAGACAATTTAGAGGAAGTTAAAAACTATCTTCGGGGTGTTCCAGCATATGCTACCTATATCGAAGAGTACAATCTTGAAAAAGCTCTTGATAGTCAACTTGCAGAAACATACGATCTGATTGCAAGGATAGCTCCAAAAGATATAAAGGACACCTTTGAAATCCTTTTATCAAAATGGGATATACGAAATTTAAAGAGTGTAATAATTGCAAAGGAAGCTGGTTTAACAGCTGAAGAAACCATGGATCTTTTAGTTCCATTCGGAACTTTAAAAGAATCACATGATAAGTTCATTGATGCAAAAGATATCACAGAAATTATCAATGCATTGGAAAGCACAGAGTATGCACAGGTACTGGAAGATGCTTTACCAGCATACCAGAAAACCAACATGATCTTACCTTTAGAAGCAGCTCTCGATAAAAATTATCTGAACAACCTTGTCAAATCTGTTGCAAACCCTGCAGATGACAACAAATCTCTGTTACAGAGTTACATAGGGACCATTGTAGATTCAACTAATTTGAAGATGATCTTAAGGGCTAAAGTTGACGGACTTAAATTTGACGATTTGGAGCCTTACATGATATCATCAGGTTACCAACTCAGGGAATGGAAATTAAAAGAACTTATGGAATCTGAAGATGTTGAGGGAATCTTAAGCAGCCTTGAAGGCACTGATTACTCCAGTGTACTTGCAACTTCAGTGCCAGAATATTCCAGCACCGGGTCAATAACACCTTTCGAATCTGCACTGGACGAAAACATTAGAAAAATCGCCAAAGGCATATCTCATAAAAAACCAATTGGAATAGGACCCATAATCGGGTTCTTGAGCCGAAAGGAAACTGAGGTAAGGAATTTGAAGATCATAGTTCGCGGGAAAACAGAACAGGGATTCTCAAATTCCATGATTAAGGAGATGTTAGTATGAGTTCACAAGTAGCAGTAATGGCTGACTCAGATACAGTAACAGGCTTCAAACTTGGAGGGGTAAAAGAAGGTTACCCAATCAAAGATATGGAAGAAGCTGAAAAAACCCTTAAAGAACTTGTAAAAAAAGATTTTTCTATTATAATAATAACAGAAAAGATCGCAGACGGAATAAGGGAAACGATAGATAAGTTCACAAAAGCAAGCACATTACCTATGATAATTGAAATACCAGATAAAACAGGCTCGATTAAGAGGGAATCTGACCCTATGAGAGAGCTTATTAAAAGAGTAATTGGGGTTGAGATGGTAAAATGATTACAGGAAATATAATAAAGATAGCAGGTCCCGTTATTGTTGCAAACGGCATGAAGGGAACGCAGATGCATGAGATGGTCAAAGTCGGTGACGACAAACTCATAGGCGAGATCATCGAACTTAAGGGCGACACAGCCACAATCCAAGTTTACGAAGAAACAGCAGGTATGAAACCTGGAGAACATATTGAAAGTACAGGAGGACCATTATCCGTTGAACTGGGTCCAGGTATATTAGGATCTATATTTGACGGAATTCAGAGGCCTCTTGAAACCATCAAAATGATAACAGGGGACTACATCAAAAGAGGTATACAGGTCCCTTCAATACCTAAAGATAAAAAATGGAGCTTCAAGCCAACAGTAAAAGTAGGTGAAGAAGTTAAAGGCGGAGATGTTATAGGAGAAGTCCAGGAAACATCCGCAATTGTCCATAAAATTATGATACCACCAAAAGTGGAAGGTGCCATAAAAAGTATCGCTGGAGAAGGAGACTACACTGTTGAAGAAGACATCGCAGAAGTTGAAACATCAACAGGATCAGTTAAAGTTCAGATGATGCAGAAATGGCCTGTAAGAGTTGGAAGACCATACAAAAAGAAACTTGACCCAGATATACCACTTGTAACCGGTCAAAGGGCACAGGATACATTTTTCCCAATTGCTAAAGGTGGAACATCAGCTATGCCAGGTCCATTCGGATCAGGTAAAACCGTTACACAGCAGCAGCTTGCAAAATGGGCTGACGCAGACATAATTGTCTACGTAGGATGTGGAGAACGTGGAAATGAGATGACAGAAGTTCTAACAGAGTTCCCCGAACTTGAAGACCCAAAAAGTGGTAAACCACTCATGGACAGAACAATACTCATTGCAAACACATCAAACATGCCTGTTGCAGCAAGGGAAGCCTGTGTTTACACTGGTATAACCATAGCAGAATACTTCCGTGATATGGGATACGATGTAGCTTTAATGGCTGACTCAACCTCACGTTGGGCTGAAGCTATGAGAGAGATCTCAGGAAGACTTGAAGAGATGCCTGGTGAAGAAGGATACCCCGCATATCTTGCATCAAGACTTGCACAGTTCTACGAGAGATCCGGAAGGATCATTACCATAGGTACAGAAGATAAAGAGTCATCAGTAACAATTGTAGGTGCAGTATCCCCTCCAGGTGGTGACCTTTCAGAACCTGTCACACAGAATACACTACGTATATCTAAAGTGTTCTGGGCACTTGATGCATCACTTGCAGATAAACGTCACTTCCCATCAATAGACTGGCTGCAGAGTTACTCACTCTACGTTGACAGTGTAGAAGACTGGTGGAACCAAGGTGTGGGTGAAGAGTGGAGAAATCACAGAGACGAAGCAATGGCACTCCTACAGAAAGAATCTGAATTACAGGAAATTGTACAGCTCGTTGGTCCAGATGCACTTCCAGACAAAGAAAGGATCACCCTTGAAACAACAAGGATGATAAGGGAAGACTTCTTACAGCAGAACGCATTCCATGAGATAGACACATACTGTCCGCCTAAAAAACAGTACGAGATGCTCAAAACCATTATCATGTTCCAGGAACATGCCACAGCTGCACTTGAGAGGGGAGCAGCATCAAGTGAAATCATAGCCGTTCCTGTAAAAGCAGATATAGGAAGGATGAAGTATATACCTGAAGCTGAATTTGATGAGAAAATCAAAGAAATTCAGGATAAAGTAATCAAACAATGCAGCGAGGTATGAAAATGAAAATAGATATCAAAACAAAGGAATACACAACAGTTTCCGAAGTTTCCGGTCCTCTCATGATTGTTGAAGGTGTTGAAGGTGTTGCCTATAACGAGATCGTTGAAATTGAAACACCCGCTGGTGAACAGAGAAGAGGTCAGGTTCTAGAGGTTAGTGAAGGTCTGGCTGTTGTGCAGATCTTTGAAGGAACAAGCGATCTGAACACATCAACCACCAAAGTTCGATTCACAGGTGAAACAGCAAAACTCGGTGTTTCCACCGACATGCTCGGAAGGATCTTTAACGGTACAGGTAAACCTATAGACGGCGGCCCAGAGATAATACCAGAAAAGGAACTGGACATCAACGGTAACCCAATGAACCCTTCAGCAAGGGAATTCCCAGCAGAATTCATAGAAACCGGTGTATCAACAATAGATGGAATGAACACCCTTGTTCGTGGACAGAAATTGCCTATATTTTCAGGTTCAGGTCTGCCACACAACGAGCTTGCAGCACAGATTGCAAGGCAGGCAAAGGTTATAGGTGAAGAGACCGAGTTTGCAGTTATATTTGCAGCTATGGGTATCACCCACGAAGAAGCAAACTATTTCATGAGGGATTTCGAACGTACTGGAGCTCTTGAAAGAGTTACAGTCTTCATGAATCTTGCAGACGACCCTGCAATTGAGAGGATCATCACACCTAAAATGGCCCTAACAACAGCAGAGTACTTTGCATTTGAAAAGAACATGCACGTGCTTGTTATACTCACTGACCTTACAAACTACTGTGAGGCTCTCAGGGAGATTTCAGCAGCAAGGGACGAGGTTCCAGGAAGACGTGGATACCCTGGTTACATGTACACTGACCTTGCAACAATGTACGAACGTGCAGGAAGGATAAGGGGTAAAGAAGGTTCAATCACACAGATGCCTATACTTGTTATGCCTCAAGACGACATAACCCACCCAATTCCTGACCTGACCGGTTACATCACAGAGGGACAGATTGTGTTAAGCAGGGACCTTTACAGGAAAGGTATATACCCACCGGTAGATGTTTTACCATCACTTTCAAGGTTGATGAGTGGTGGAATTGGTGAAGGTCAAACAAGAGAAGACCACAGCGGTGTCTCAGACCAGCTTTACTCAGCATATGCTGAGGGACGTGACCTGCGTGATTTAATGGCCGTTGTGGGTGAGGAAGCACTCACAGAAAGGGACAGGAAGTTCCTGCACTTTGCAGACGCATTTGAGAAACAGTTCATAACCCAGACTAAAGACGAAGACAGGTCCATCGAAGAAACATTAACCCTTGGTTGGGAACTTTTAAGCCTTTTACCTGAAGCTGAACTCAAACGTGTGCGTGCTGAACACATTCCTAAATACCACCCGGCATACAAATAAAACCCTTAAATCTATCTTTATTAATTTTTTTAGAAGTAAGGGAAACGAGGGATAGAATGGCTCAAGAGATGATAGAAGGAATCAATCCGACAAGGATGGAACTTCTAAAACTGAAAGATAGGGAAAAACTTGCAGTTAAAGGTCACAGCCTCCTCAAAGAGAAGAGGAATGCTTTAATCATGGAGTTTTTCAACATACTTGAACGTGTTAAAGGTTCAAGAGAAAATGTTGAAGAAAAACTTAAGGAGGCCTACAAGGATCTGGCAACTGCCCAGATAGTAATGGGAGATCTTGCTGTCCGTAAAGCTTCAATGGCTGTTAAAGAATCAGTTGAAGTTGACATTGACTCTCGAAGTATAATGGGTGTTGTTGTACCAGTAATAGAATCCAAAACCACCAAAACAAGGACCATGGTTGACAGAGGATACGGTTTCGTTGACACCTCTGTAAAACTTGATGAAGCAGCCAAAAAATTCGAAGAATCCATTGAACTCATAATCGAACTTGGAGAAATAGAAAAAACAATAATACTCCTAGCAAACGAGATAGAATCAACAAAAAGACGTGTTAACGCCCTTGAACATATAATCATTCCAAGGATTGAAAACACCGTCAAATACATTGAGATGAGGCTCGAAGAGATGGAAAGAGAGAATTTCGTAAGGTTGAAAATGATCAAAAAAACCATGGAGATGGATTAATGGTCAGGATAGTAACCAGACTGGGAAAAATAAGGAAGGAAGTGGAAGATCTTGAAACAGCTAAGGTTGATTTCAAAATTGGA
Proteins encoded:
- the ahaH gene encoding ATP synthase archaeal subunit H, with translation MTTISEAITTIKKAENDADKLIEDATRKSTEMIEESRSKSEEVMGEAKKDANEKSESIIFEAETKAKKEAYQISNKTNEEIEVMKGKATDMVDEAVAVIVKSVL
- a CDS encoding V-type ATP synthase subunit I yields the protein MFKPAKMNKLKVITLDKYADSAVNSLHEDGIVQIYDISERIQNDAEWKQILKPSKANPHTGKVSSLLMKTSGIADFLESMEKGKGGIKNTLKGFINPPIIEKKEIKVLSTEDLIEKAESTIADVESKTKSIEAQLNQLDAEKSALDDAYKVADELKYFDVDLANLDESKYTSIITGKIPVSNLEKFKENAAAVTDEVLIFEVPIDSKKSKNKEISQTIIIITLSKYGEEFTGLLRRLEFDKFDVSGISGKPEEVMKNSETRVQAIETEKETHFDELAVIADEWKDKLLILKEQLEVEKERNEIYSSFGETEHTMMFEAWVPVKRMKKALEIIDKSTEGYSVVEVSDPDEEKDDIPSHLENPRFAKPYETLVDMYSPPNYKEIDPTIFVAIMFPFFFGYCLTDAGYGIIDAIIGYLLYRGLGRSNKTMRNFGLIFIACGVWAFILGMVTNGFIGDLVPRFVMGNTSGMLPTVIPAFNAFVHPENILYMALIIGILHINLGLIMGARNNIINGKIGEALGSQIDWIILELAIVLYLVTGSAIIGGVVAVIAIGIMMYYNGVMGIMDILSFLGTILSYSRLLALCLSTGGIAMTVNILAQLSGNMIPYIGIILAPIIFIGGHIFNLAFQSLGAFIHSLRLHYVEFFSQFYEGGSSKFKPFQAERKLTKIRR
- a CDS encoding ATP synthase subunit K (produces ATP from ADP in the presence of a proton gradient across the membrane; the K subunit is a nonenzymatic component which binds the dimeric form by interacting with the G and E subunits); the encoded protein is MAVEITLGTALAAIGAGVAVGFAALGSGIGQGIASAGAVGAVAEDKSMFAQGMVFTAIPETQAIYGFLISILLLVFSGLMGGHTLSVTTGLVAIGAGAAVGFAGLGSGMGQGIASSASVGAVVEDKSMFAQGMVFTAIPETQAIYGFLIAILLLVFGGILGA
- a CDS encoding V-type proton ATPase subunit E is translated as MSSGAEKIVSNIISDAQSKADATIQKAQEETTAILEEGKNKAQMESEKILENAEKQANMKYQQLISEAKMNSKRMELEAREEIIEESFRKAREELKKIASTSTEEYIKSLKNMVKEASVEIGGGELVVLLKEEDVANIKKEIKSIENDVTDKTGQKTTIEIGENIKAIGGAIVKTKNGEIEVNNTIDARMLRFKKALRSEVAKVLFK
- a CDS encoding V-type ATP synthase subunit C produces the protein MVEDITAIVSTLGFSSPEAFIGLLFLVLAVIGAIVVVVTIRPVLEYYPYTSTNARIRARIGRLFNEKQISEIVEADNLEEVKNYLRGVPAYATYIEEYNLEKALDSQLAETYDLIARIAPKDIKDTFEILLSKWDIRNLKSVIIAKEAGLTAEETMDLLVPFGTLKESHDKFIDAKDITEIINALESTEYAQVLEDALPAYQKTNMILPLEAALDKNYLNNLVKSVANPADDNKSLLQSYIGTIVDSTNLKMILRAKVDGLKFDDLEPYMISSGYQLREWKLKELMESEDVEGILSSLEGTDYSSVLATSVPEYSSTGSITPFESALDENIRKIAKGISHKKPIGIGPIIGFLSRKETEVRNLKIIVRGKTEQGFSNSMIKEMLV
- a CDS encoding V-type ATP synthase subunit F, encoding MSSQVAVMADSDTVTGFKLGGVKEGYPIKDMEEAEKTLKELVKKDFSIIIITEKIADGIRETIDKFTKASTLPMIIEIPDKTGSIKRESDPMRELIKRVIGVEMVK
- a CDS encoding ATP synthase subunit A, whose protein sequence is MITGNIIKIAGPVIVANGMKGTQMHEMVKVGDDKLIGEIIELKGDTATIQVYEETAGMKPGEHIESTGGPLSVELGPGILGSIFDGIQRPLETIKMITGDYIKRGIQVPSIPKDKKWSFKPTVKVGEEVKGGDVIGEVQETSAIVHKIMIPPKVEGAIKSIAGEGDYTVEEDIAEVETSTGSVKVQMMQKWPVRVGRPYKKKLDPDIPLVTGQRAQDTFFPIAKGGTSAMPGPFGSGKTVTQQQLAKWADADIIVYVGCGERGNEMTEVLTEFPELEDPKSGKPLMDRTILIANTSNMPVAAREACVYTGITIAEYFRDMGYDVALMADSTSRWAEAMREISGRLEEMPGEEGYPAYLASRLAQFYERSGRIITIGTEDKESSVTIVGAVSPPGGDLSEPVTQNTLRISKVFWALDASLADKRHFPSIDWLQSYSLYVDSVEDWWNQGVGEEWRNHRDEAMALLQKESELQEIVQLVGPDALPDKERITLETTRMIREDFLQQNAFHEIDTYCPPKKQYEMLKTIIMFQEHATAALERGAASSEIIAVPVKADIGRMKYIPEAEFDEKIKEIQDKVIKQCSEV
- a CDS encoding ATP synthase subunit B — translated: MKIDIKTKEYTTVSEVSGPLMIVEGVEGVAYNEIVEIETPAGEQRRGQVLEVSEGLAVVQIFEGTSDLNTSTTKVRFTGETAKLGVSTDMLGRIFNGTGKPIDGGPEIIPEKELDINGNPMNPSAREFPAEFIETGVSTIDGMNTLVRGQKLPIFSGSGLPHNELAAQIARQAKVIGEETEFAVIFAAMGITHEEANYFMRDFERTGALERVTVFMNLADDPAIERIITPKMALTTAEYFAFEKNMHVLVILTDLTNYCEALREISAARDEVPGRRGYPGYMYTDLATMYERAGRIRGKEGSITQMPILVMPQDDITHPIPDLTGYITEGQIVLSRDLYRKGIYPPVDVLPSLSRLMSGGIGEGQTREDHSGVSDQLYSAYAEGRDLRDLMAVVGEEALTERDRKFLHFADAFEKQFITQTKDEDRSIEETLTLGWELLSLLPEAELKRVRAEHIPKYHPAYK
- a CDS encoding V-type ATP synthase subunit D, which codes for MAQEMIEGINPTRMELLKLKDREKLAVKGHSLLKEKRNALIMEFFNILERVKGSRENVEEKLKEAYKDLATAQIVMGDLAVRKASMAVKESVEVDIDSRSIMGVVVPVIESKTTKTRTMVDRGYGFVDTSVKLDEAAKKFEESIELIIELGEIEKTIILLANEIESTKRRVNALEHIIIPRIENTVKYIEMRLEEMERENFVRLKMIKKTMEMD